DNA sequence from the Actinomycetota bacterium genome:
GGGCAGGGGCGCCTCGGCGACCGTGCCCGCGACCACCGCGAGGCGCCGGCCCAGGCGCAGGTTGGCCAGCAGCCGCCGGTCGTGGCTGACCACCACCAGGGTGCCGTCGTAGCCCCCCAGGGCCCGTTCCAGCTCCTCGATGGCGTCCAGGTCGAGGTGGTTGGTGGGCTCGTCGAGCAGCAGGAGGTTGGTGCCCAGGGCGACCAGCACGGCCAGGCCGGCCCGGGAGCGCTCGCCCGGCGACAGCGCCGCCTCGGGCCTGCTCAGGTGCTCGGCGCCCAGGTCGAACTTGGCCAGCAGCGACCGCGCCTCCTCGACCGGCAGCTCGGTCCGCTCCCGGACCGCGTCCAGCAGCGTCCCCTCGCCCGGGGCGCGGTCCTGGCCGAGGTGGCCGACGACCACCCCCGACCCCAGCCGGACCGTGCCCGCGGCCGGGCGCAGCTCACCGGTCAGCAGGCCGAGCAGGGTCGACTTGCCGGCGCCGTTGGGGCCGGTCAGGGCGAGGCGGTCGCGCCAGCGCAGCTCCAGGTCGACCGGGCCCAGCCGGAAGCCGCCCCGCTCGACCACGGCCCCGGCCAGGCTGGCCACGACCTCGCCGCTGCGCCGGCCGGCCTGCAGCGACAGGCGCAGGTCCCAGCCCTCCCAGGGCTTGGAGGGGTCGCCAAGGCGCTCCAGGCGCCGCTCGATCGCCTTGGCCCTGGTCGCCCCGGCGGTGGCCCGCTCCTTGCGCCGGCCGGCCAGGGCCTTGTCGTTGTCGGTGCGGCGCTCGCCCCGGCGGCTGACCGCCCACGCCCGCTTCTGGCGGGCCGCCTCCTCCAGCCGGGCCCGCTCGGCCCGGGCCTCGTCGTAGTCGGCGTAGGCCTGCTCGCGCCGGCGGCGGCGCTCCTCGACGTAGGCGTCGTAGCCGCCGCCGTACTCGGTCAGGCGGCGGCTGTGCAGGTCGAGCTCGGCGATCCGGGTGGTGGTGGCGGACAGGAAGGCCCGGTCGTGGCTGACCAGCACCACTGGCCGCTCCTCGGCGGCCAGGAACCGCTCCAGGCGGGCCAGGCCGTCGAAGTCGAGGTTGTTGGTCGGCTCGTCCAGCAGGAGCACGTCGAAGCGGGCGAGCAGGACGGCGGCCAGCCCGGCCTTGACCCGCTGGCCGCCCGACAGCCGGGCCAGGGGGACCTCGAGGACGGCGGGGTCGAGGCCGACGTCGGCCAGGACCCGCGGGGCGCGGGTGTCGTGGTCGTCGCCGCCGAGGGCGAGGAAGCGGGCCAGGGCGTCGTCGTAGGCCTCCAGCTCATGGCGGCCCGGGTGCTCGCCGACGGCCCGCAGGGCGGCCTGCATGGCCTCCTCGGCGACGGCCAGCCCGGTGCGGCGGCGCAGGTAGGCGGCGGTGGTCTCGCCGGCCAGGGGGTCGGGCTCCTGGGCCAGGTAGCCGACGGTGAGGCCGGGAGGGGAGCGCTCCACCGTCCCGGCGGTCGGGGCCTCCCGGCCGGCCAGGCAGCGCAGCAGGGTCGACTTGCCGGCGCCGTTGCGGCCCAGCACCCCGATGCGGCTGGTCCCGTCGACGACCAGGTCGACCCCGTCGAGCACGACCTGGGGGCCGCGGACCACGGTGAGGTTCCGGGCGGCGAGCATGCCCTCAGCCTGGCACGGCCGAGGGACCGGCGCGACCTGGTATCAGGTGGGGCGGACGACCAGGGCCCGGGCGCGGCGGAACAGGGTGGCCAGGCGGCGGGGCCGGGGCTCGGGGTCGAGGGCGGCCGGGGCGTCGGCGAGCTGGCGCTCGGGGGCCTGGGGGCCGTTGGCGCGGGCCTCGTGGATCAGCTGGGTGACGACGAGAGCGTGACGCATGGTGGTCTCCTCACTGGCGGTGACGCTCGCAACCCTTGCCTGGTCAGGATGACCGGCGGCCCCGGCCGCGGCCGTGCCGCCGGTCACCGGGCGGATGTGACGTCCGGCACCCGCCAGGGGCTTGCCTCCCTCACCCCGGAGGCACAAGCTCGACCCGACCGCTCCGGAGGAGGGCAGCATGCAGGTCCAGCCACAGCGCTCGGCCCTCGGGGTGCGC
Encoded proteins:
- a CDS encoding ABC-F family ATP-binding cassette domain-containing protein, whose translation is MLAARNLTVVRGPQVVLDGVDLVVDGTSRIGVLGRNGAGKSTLLRCLAGREAPTAGTVERSPPGLTVGYLAQEPDPLAGETTAAYLRRRTGLAVAEEAMQAALRAVGEHPGRHELEAYDDALARFLALGGDDHDTRAPRVLADVGLDPAVLEVPLARLSGGQRVKAGLAAVLLARFDVLLLDEPTNNLDFDGLARLERFLAAEERPVVLVSHDRAFLSATTTRIAELDLHSRRLTEYGGGYDAYVEERRRRREQAYADYDEARAERARLEEAARQKRAWAVSRRGERRTDNDKALAGRRKERATAGATRAKAIERRLERLGDPSKPWEGWDLRLSLQAGRRSGEVVASLAGAVVERGGFRLGPVDLELRWRDRLALTGPNGAGKSTLLGLLTGELRPAAGTVRLGSGVVVGHLGQDRAPGEGTLLDAVRERTELPVEEARSLLAKFDLGAEHLSRPEAALSPGERSRAGLAVLVALGTNLLLLDEPTNHLDLDAIEELERALGGYDGTLVVVSHDRRLLANLRLGRRLAVVAGTVAEAPLPVAAPG